A single Lolium perenne isolate Kyuss_39 chromosome 6, Kyuss_2.0, whole genome shotgun sequence DNA region contains:
- the LOC127307628 gene encoding C2 and GRAM domain-containing protein At1g03370 has protein sequence MGAVDRPEPAQRSAPMRLCVHVLEARGLSAIYLNGTSDPYVRLQLGRRRAKTTVVKRSLSPSWDEAFGFLVANVAEELVVSVLNEDRYFSTDFLGRVRVPLSAILETEDHSLGTAWYQLQPKSGKSSRKKRGEICLKIYLSVREGHFNESQNILMQLIDETPCSSTRSLETKASSLSAVTSSLDLSACASMDHALYRSGVDQLPGSITDQKDPSSIERLPCGTTQQSVLLEPEEDDGDATASSVVEVWSRYFRKGADNATCIATDADSMEQFQETEIVNSESCENGTHEVNLDELLKTMESKDQGCGMPGNLPGGILVEQSYIIKPAELNAMLFSANSDFWPAVAEVQGLSGLHTDPWKHENNESSLKRTLTYTKAATKLVKSVKATEEQTYLKAAGNSFAVLSSVSTPDVPCGNCFKVEIMYCIIPGPQLPSEEQTSQLTISWRLNFVQSTMLKGMIENGAKQGLKEGYAQFTEVLSQKIKVAELSDANSSKDKILASLQTHEQSNWKLVARFLGSFAFIFSVTVAMYGIAHLRLAKPSNMVHGGLEYFGIDLPDSVGEVVFCAILILQGQNIFKVGRRFLHAWKKRGSDHGVKAHGDGWLLTVALIEGSGIVGAGTPGLPDPFVVFMCNGKKKTSSVKFQASEPKWNEIFEFDAMDDPPSRLDVAVHNSDGPLDENTIGRTEINFVKNNLSDLGDMWLPLDGRFAQGSEPKLHLRIFLNNSRGSEVVMNYLDKMGKEVGKKMHLRSSQTNSSFRKLFSLPPEEFLIDDFTCHLKRKMPLQGRLFLSPRITGFYSNIFGRKTKFFFLWDDIDDIQVVPPSLSTVGSPSLMIILRKDRGLEARHGAKTQDPQGRLKFHFQTFVSFSDAHRIIMALWKQKGEMIDKEPEPKQLPCEESSLLANEDVKMSEVYSAVLSVDVSALMEMFSGGPLEHKVMQKAGCVDYSPTEWEPVNKNIYQRQISFKFDKSSSKYGGEATTTQQKYNLQNRDGWVLEEVMTLQGVVHEDYSSIQLKYHMMSTSLKPNSCSIQVMLGIVWLKGTKHQKKASKNVMSNSTNKLKEIFSEVEKELSSRKGAS, from the exons ATGGGCGCGGTGGACCGGCCGGAGCCGGCGCAGCGGAGCGCGCCGATGCGGCTGTGCGTGCACGTGCTGGAGGCGCGGGGGCTGTCGGCCATCTACCTCAACGGCACCAGCGACCCCTACGTGCGGCTGCAGCTCGGGAGGCGGAGGGCCAAGACCACGGTGGTCAAGCGGAGCCTCAGCCCCTCGTGGGACGAGGCGTTCGGCTTCCTCGTCGCCAACGTCGCCGAGGAGCTCGTCGTCTCCGTGCTCAACGAGGACAGGTACTTCAGCACCGACTTCCTCGGACGTGTCAGGGTGCCGCTCTCCGCCATCCTCGAGACGGAGGACCATTCCCTCGGCACCGCGTGGTACCAGCTGCAGCCCAAGAGCGGCAAGTCCAGCAGGAAAAAGCGCG GTGAAATTTGCCTGAAGATATACTTATCGGTTAGGGAAGGCCATTTCAATGAATCGCAAAACATTCTCATGCAACTTATCGACGAAACGCCGTGCAGCTCAACTAGGTCACTTGAAACTAAGGCCTCATCCTTATCAGCAGTTACTAGCAGCCTGGATCTATCAGCCTGTGCCAGCATGGACCATGCGCTATACCGTAGCGGCGTGGATCAGTTGCCCGGAAGCATCACGGACCAAAAAGACCCTAGCAGCATAGAGCGCCTACCCTGTGGCACCACACAACAATCTGTTCTTCTGGAACCCGAAGAAGATGACGGCGATGCTACTGCGTCATCAGTAGTGGAGGTCTGGTCTCGATACTTCCGGAAAGGTGCAGATAATGCAACTTGTATCGCAACGGATGCTGACTCCATGgaacagtttcaagaaacagaaaTAGTGAATTCTGAATCTTGTGAAAACGGCACACATGAAGTTAATCTTGATGAACTACTAAAAACTATGGAGTCTAAAGATCAAGGTTGTGGAATGCCAGGAAACCTGCCTGGTGGTATTCTAGTGGAGCAATCTTACATTATTAAACCAGCTGAATTGAATGCTATGCTGTTTTCAGCAAATTCAGATTTCTGGCCAGCAGTTGCAGAAGTTCAAGGGCTAAGTGGGCTTCATACTGATCCCTGGAAACATGAGAATAATGAGAGTTCTTTGAAAAGAACATTAACTTACACAAAAGCTGCAACTAAATTAGTTAAGTCTGTGAAAGCTACGGAAGAGCAGACTTACTTGAAGGCAGCTGGAAATTCGTTTGCCGTTCTTTCTAGTGTTAGCACTCCTGATGTTCCCTGTGGTAATTGTTTCAAGGTAGAAATAATGTACTGTATAATACCAGGTCCTCAATTGCCATCTGAAGAACAAACCTCACAGCTTACTATAAGTTGGCGTCTGAACTTTGTTCAGAGTACAATGTTGAAAGGAATGATCGAGAATGGGGCAAAACAAGGCCTCAAAGAAGGATATGCACAGTTTACTGAAGTACTTTCCCAGAAAATTAAAGTAGCTGAGCTCAGTGATGCTAACTCGAGCAAAGACAAGATTCTAGCTTCACTGCAGACTCATGAACAATCAAACTGGAAGCTGGTTGCTCGCTTCCTTGGGAGCTTTGCATTCATTTTCTCAGTTACTGTTGCAATGTATGGCATTGCACATCTTCGTCTAGCCAAGCCCAGTAATATGGTGCATGGAGGGCTTGAATATTTTGGTATTGATCTTCCAGATTCAGTTGGTGAGGTTGTGTTTTGTGCTATTTTGATCCTTCAGGGACAGAATATCTTCAAAGTAGGTCGACGCTTTTTGCATGCCTGGAAGAAACGTG GCAGCGATCATGGTGTCAAAGCTCATGGTGATGGTTGGTTGCTGACTGTTGCACTTATCGAAGGAAGCGGCATAGTAGGCGCAGGCACACCTGGCTTGCCTGATCCTTTTGTAGTTTTTATGTGCAACGGAAAGAAGAAAACCAGCTCAGTAAAATTCCAGGCGTCAGAACCGAAATGGAATG AGATATTTGAATTCGATGCAATGGATGACCCCCCATCAAGGTTGGACGTGGCTGTGCATAATTCGGATGGCCCACTCGATGAAAATACAATTGGTCGCACAGAAATAAATTTTGTGAAAAACAATTTGTCGGATTTGGGTGACATGTGGCTTCCTCTAGATGGAAGGTTTGCCCAAGGTTCTGAGCCCAAGTTACACTTAAGAATTTTCTTGAACAACTCCCGGGGGTCTGAAGTTGTTATGAACTATCTGGATAAGATGGGGAAAGAAGTTGGTAAGAAG ATGCACTTGCGGTCCTCTCAGACGAATTCATCATTCCGTAAGCTCTTCAGCCTTCCTCCGGAAGAATTTCTTATCGATGACTTCACCTGCCACCTAAAAAGGAAAATGCCACTTCAG GGGCGTCTCTTTCTTTCCCCAAGAATAACTGGGTTTTACTCAAACATATTTGGGCGCAAAACAAAGTTTTTCTTTCTTTGGGACGATATTGATGATATCCAGGTTGTTCCGCCGTCTCTATCAACAGTTGGCAGTCCATCCTTGATGATCATCCTACGGAAGGACAGGGGTCTAGAAGCCAGACATGGTGCCAAAACACAGGATCCTCAAGGAAGACTGAAGTTCCATTTCCAAACATTTGTTTCATTCAGCGATGCTCACAG AATTATTATGGCACTTTGGAAACAAAAGGGAGAGATGATCGACAAAGAACCTGAACCGAAACAGCTCCCATGTGAAGAAAGTTCTTTGTTGGCCAACGAAGACGTAAAAATGTCAGAAGTCTACTCGGCTGTTCTTTCTGTTGAT GTCAGTGCCTTGATGGAGATGTTTTCCGGGGGTCCATTGGAACATAAGGTGATGCAGAAAGCTGGTTGTGTTGACTACTCACCAACAGAATGGGAGCCGGTAAACAAAAACATATACCAACGGCAGATCAGCTTTAAGTTTGATAAAAGTTCGTCAAAATATGGAGGAGAAGCAACGACCACGCAACAAAAGTATAACTTACAGAATCGAGATGGGTGGGTCCTTGAGGAGGTGATGACCCTGCAAGGCGTTGTGCATGAAGACTACTCGAGT ATCCAGCTCAAGTACCATATGATGAGCACTTCCTTGAAACCAAATTCCTGCAGCATTCAGGTAATGTTAGGGATTGTCTGGTTGAAGGGCACTAAGCACCAGAAGAAGGCTTCAAAGAATGTCATGTCGAATTCCACCAACAAGCTGAAGGAAATATTCTCCGAAGTCGAAAAGGAGCTTTCATCAAGAAAAG GTGCAAGTTAA